Within Aspergillus oryzae RIB40 DNA, chromosome 2, the genomic segment AAAACTGAAAGGTTTAGAGGGAAGAATGCTAGAAAAGATTAAGAACAACGAGATATATCAAGATACATCATAGAGTAGAGACACGTAGTATCTGGAAAAGGGTGGGGAATCAAGGGGAAGGTGTAAAACTGGGATTCATCTCACTGTCAGTTGGAGCAACGTGGAGGATACATGCAGGACTAATGATCACACCGCACTAAAGCCATCAATCAACCCGATCCACATGTAGGATCCACTCCACTACAAGGATGGGCGTCGGATCAACAATTCGAGACTCATCCACTCTTTCCCAGACAGGAGTGACTGCCCCGGACCGGTCCCCGTGCCTGGCCGATCGCATAGCGCCGGGTATGATCTCAGCAATGTCTAGGACTTATAAGCACTTGGAGCCCGTTGCTGTTCCTGTAAGTTTTTGATTATAGATAGGATCATATAAGagatatttctctctctttccttcatatTCATATCATCTTTGATATCTCCATACCCCAGTTGTTGACAGTCCCACCCCGGTGACGTGTCGATTGCATGGCTTGTACCAAGACGTAGAGTGACTTTTCACTTCTCGTTCTTTCTCGCGATTCTCTGATAAGCTTCCATGCCGAAGGGGCTgttcttgcttttgtttttgatcAATTAGATCCAAGGTAGCAGAGGAAAGTTCTaaacaaaagaataaagCAAGAAGGATTTCCCTCTCGTCTTTTTGAGGTATGTACCTCTGTTTTGAGGTCGGGCGCGGTCCACTTCTTTTCCTATCACTGCCAGTGAACCCTGCCCCCAGCCGTTCTTATCTCTACCCAAACCCgatcctctctctccccaaTTAGCTTTCTTTTCGAGATCGTACGCCACAGCTCTTCTCCCACCCTATGACTAACTCCTCTTCACGTCTTCATCAGCGCATCGTACTCCTTTCCCCTCTCAATTGAACCTCACCCGAAGCACTTTGATCAAACACCATGGTGTCTTCtactgcttcttcatccccacAGCCGGATGGGTACCTCAATGGCGCCAACACCCTACCCGTGCGCCCAGGCCCCAAGCTCTACGGCAGTAATGATGGCGCTCAATCTGGCGCTGGGACTCCCATTGGATTCCAGAGACATCCTCATAACAAGTTTCTTGAGAATGTAACCGGATCAAATGTGCGTCAACCGTCACCTCAGCCCACCCATCTGGGCTTCCCCGGCGGTGGTCTGCACCGAATCTTATCAGAGGAGGATCCGGGCTATATTGCTGCCAAGTtcgaagggaaagagaagcaaatgGAGCAGGGTAAGTCTCGCTCGCTTCCCCCCCCCGCCCCCCCTCTATTCATGACACTGGaagttcttttccttcatctAACTGTATTTCTCAGTTATGGACCagctggaaagcaaaggcTTTATTCCGACGGAATTCGTCGCTGGGGAAGCCGAATGGTTTTACAATCAACTTGGGATTGATGATACATACTTCCAAACCGAGACCGTTGATGCTATCGTCACACAGATCCTTTCTCTCTATGCTGCCAAGGTTGCAGCGTACGCTCGTGATGATAAGAAACTCGAGATCCGTTTAGATAAGGAGGCTGAGGATCATGCGGTCTACATTGACACAAGCAAGCCCGGCATCACGTCGGTCGACGGCCCTCGGTATGAGCAGAGAATTGAGAAGAAATACGTAAACGGATCCACACCTAGTAACAGCTATCGGGTTGAGACTTTCCGTTCGCCAACACCAATTCCTGGGGACGATGGCCAGCAACTCCGGTGCTACTTTGTTTACAAGTGCCAGTTCGTCAACCCTAACCCGGGTCCGAATGAAACAAACATTGATATTATCGGTGAAAAGAGATTCTTGCAAAAGGCAACGGAAAATACTAAGGCCATCTATCAAGAAATTATCACGAATGCCGTTAATCGATCAGGTCCTGTCATTGAAATGTTCGAGATCGAGAAGAGTCGCGAAAAAAGGCTGGTCATCGCTTATCGCCAGGGCTCTGCTATGGGTCTATTCAGTGCACTCTCTGATCTTTACCACTACTACCGCCTGACAAGCTCCCGTAAATATCTGGAGAACTTTTCTAACGGCATCACGGTCATATCTCTCTATCTTCGCCCACTGAAAGATGCTGAAATCGCCGCTAAGTATCCTCCTATCGAGGCAGCCGTTCaccagatcatcaaggaGGTCTCACTTCTCTACTGCATCCCCCAGAACAGATTCCAGCATCACTTTGCGGTCGGTCGTCTTAGCTTGCAGGAGACCATCTATGCCCATTGTGCGTGGGTCTTCGTCCAACAGTTTCTTAATCGCTTGGGCTCTGAGTACACCTCTCTGACCGATGTTCTGGACTCCAATAATAGTGTCCACGCAGAGCTGTTAgccaagatcaagaagaggtTGCGTACCGAGACTTTCACATCCGACTATATTTCGGAGATCGTTAACAAGTACCCGGAACTCATCCACAAGCTCTACCTGGATTTTGCCAATACTCATTACGTTCAAACACGTGGTCCTGCGgaagatgattttcttccaaCCCTGAGCTATTTGCGCCTCCAGGTTGACGAAGTCCTCGATGGTGCGAAGCTGAAACAGCTCATCTCAAGCACAGTGGCCAATGAACACGACGAGATGGTCATGAGCGCCTTCCGCGTGTTCAACGCCGCCATCCTCAagaccaacttcttcacccCCACTAAGGTCGCCCTTAGTTTCCGACTTAACCCAGATTTCCTGCCGGAACACGAGTATCCTCAGCGTCTCTATGGCATGTTTCTAGTCATTAGCTCAGAGTTCCGAGGCTTCCATCTACGATTCCGGGATATCGCTCGTGGTGGCATTCGTATCGTCAAGAGCAGGAATAAAGAAGCCTACAGCATTAATGCCCGCTCACTGTTCGATGAGAATTACAATTTGGCCAACACCCAACAGCGCAAAAATAAAGACATCCCCGAAGGTGGTGCAAAGGGCGTGATACTCCTAGATGTGAACCATCAGGACAAAGCAGCTGTCGCTTTCGAGAAGTACATTGACAGCATTCTCGATCTCCTGCTGCCTCCTGTCAGCCCCGGCATCAAAGATCCTATCGTTGACTTGCatggaaaggatgagatcCTTTTCATGGGGCCCGATGAGAACACGGCCGAGTTGGTGGACTGGGCTACAGAGCATGCAAGGAATCGTGGAGCTCCTTGGTGGAAGTCATTCTTTACTGGCAAAAGTCCCAAGCTGGGCGGTATCCCGCATGATACTTACGGCATGACAACCTTGTCTGTTCGCCAATATGTTCTTGGTATCTACcggaagttgaagattgACCCATCCACGGTTCGTAAGCTTCAAACCGGTGGCCCCGATGGTGACCTGGGATCAAACGAGATTCTTCTGGCCAACGAGAAATACACCGCTATCGTCGATGGTTCCGGTGTTATTGTTGATCCAAATGGTCTGGACCATGAGGAGCTGGTCCGGCTTGCAAAGAAGCGCGTGACTATCTCCGAATTTGACTTGTCGAAACTCTCCCCTGAAGGCTACCGTGTTCTGGTGGATGAGAGCAACGTTAAGTTGCCGAATGGCGAGTTCATCCACAACGGGATGATCTTCCGCAACACTTTCCATTTGCGCCGAGAACTTCCCTATGATGTCTTTGTTCCTTGTGGCGGGCGACCGGAGTCCATTGATCTTTCTACTGTTGGAAAACTTATTCACAAcggcaaatccaccatccCATACATTGTCGAGGGTGCCAACTTGTTCATCACACAAGACAGTAAACTCCGGCTCGAAAGGTCCGGCTGTATACTGTTTAAGGATGCATCAGCAAATAAGGGTGGCGTGACTTCGTCGTCACTAGAGGTCCTTGCGTCGTTGTCCTTCAATGACGATGAGTTCGTCGAAAACATGTGTGTCCGTGAAGATGGCAGTGTTCCCACATTCTACCAGGATTATGTCAAGCAGGTTCAGGAGGTCATCAAGCAGAATGCCACCCTCGAGTTCGAGGCCATCTGGCGTGAACATGAGCAAACTGGCCTTCTCCGCAGCGTCCTCAGTGATCGCCTCAGTCTGGCTATTACCAAGCTCGATGAGGAGTTACAGAAGACCGAGTTATGGGACAATGTTGAACTCCGCCGCTCGGTCCTTGATGACGCTTTGCCCAAGCTACTTCTGAACAAGATTGGCCTCGACACAATCTTGCAGCGAGTGAGTTTCTACTTTCAGTGTCAGAATCAATTTTAAAACTAACGGCACATGTAGGTTCCTGAGAACTATCTCCGGGCCATATTTGGCAGCTACCTCGCAAGTCGGTTTGTATACGAGTATGGCAGCAACCCTAGCcagttctccttctttgacttgtatgtatatcaGTTTCACTAGCCCCAGTCACTGGTCCACTTTACTAATCATAAGCACAGCATGACCAAGCGACTTTCCAAGGCTATGGCATAACATGCTTTCGAAAGGCGATGTGATGTTCCACGTTATGATTTTGCATCTTCCGGTTTATACATGACTGCACATAGGCAGTGCTACAAAATTTAATCATGGCAACTATGAAAATCGCATGCACGGGatacaaaaaaaaggagtcACGCGTAATGAAGACTTAATACATCTACATCCTCTGGGTTCTTTCTGCTTCAAATATAGATCTAAAGATCGTATAAATATTTATATCTACATCCCACAATCAAGAACGCGTTCAAGAAacccccccttttttttttctgctgttgtcgttgtcaCATGTGCCAAGCGATCTTATACTGTTCCAGGGCCGTTAACTCTGTATTTATAAAACATAAGGGTTTTGACCAAATATAATGACGATAATATAGCTTAGGTTGGTTGctgcttccttttccctggtGTACCTGCTAGCCTATGAAACCCCAGGGAGATACAACTATGCTTAAAGCATGGGGAAAGTCCTTCGGCACCTTACGGAAGGCAAAATCATTATTGAAACATAGGCATTGGAGCAGTCCACAATACATGACCTTAGTAGTGAGTGCTGATGAACTTATAAACTCCTACCCGTGAAGTGAGAACTGTTTTAATCACCGAGTCGAGCCCGTCCTTGAGTGCGAGACATGCTCTGAGAAAGGGGAGTGAATGAAGAGCAAAAGCGACAGATACAGtagggagaggatgaaaggaaGTCGGATTGCAACTATCACTCTCTTCCGGACACAATGCCAGAGCTCACAATCACTCTCATATCAGTGATAGAATATTTCCAACGTGACATGTATAGCTAGAACACTAGTAGAAGATGCTAGTGCAACATCTCCCAATGCTTCCCTCCTGCTACTAGGGAGGTTATATCCAAGTGATCATAGTCCTATTCACACATTATGTGACTTACACGCCCCAAATTAGACAACGACTTCGTAGCCGGTGATATTAAACTTTaatccttcttcttcctccgtGCGCTCAATCTCACTGAGTTGCGCCCATAGTTCTGGGTATTTCTCCCTGGCCCATTTCTCCACCTCATCTTTCCAGTACTGATATGGAACTGCGTTGTAGAAAAGGCCAATGCTAGAAGTTACGTCAGCAGTGATATTAACAGCGAAGGAAGACGTTGGGGCTTACGAGTTATAATTCGGTAGGTACCCTGTCTCACTGTGCATCTTATCGATAGCCTCTACAGCAAGGTCAAATTCACATTGCGCAGCGAGAGCTTCGACAAATGCCATGTATAGCCGCCGATCCACTTCAATTTCAAGAAGTTTGACTttctgcatcatcttcattgccTCCTGAGTGCCATTGTGGTGTTTCCCGCATAATTTGAAAAAGATTGCGACTGTCTTATGCGTGGGACCTTCGTCCGACTGGAGGATTTGGCGGAACACCTCCATACTTTTCTCGGGCATGTCGCAGGCTGCGTAAGCGAGCATTAGCCCATTTAGCAACTTGGTGTTGAGGTCAACCTCAACATCTAATTTGAGCATGTTGTGAACAAGCACCAGATGTTCTGCATCACGTGTCCGAGCTATCCACCGGAAGCATTTAGTATAGGTGTCTGGCTTTGGGCGCCGAGCAAAGTCTTCCGCCTGCCGCATATGCCCGAACACCAGGTAGGCTAGGTCACTCCGGTTTCTTCGGTAAAATGCTGTCATAATATCGGTTCGCGTGCTTACGCTTGCTTCGGGGAACGCCAGCTGCAGTAACCCGTACACCTCCCATGCATCTGCGCCATCTTGGTTAAGGTCCAAGATGTATTCGGTGAGCGCTTTACGTATCTTCGATCttccctcatcatcatataATGCCAGGCGCGGTCGAAGGAGGTCAGATGCCCCCTCCCAGTCACGACGGTAGAGCAACATATGGGTTAGTGCCGCCAGCGTCTCAGGCTCTAATCGAACATTATTCTCAAACAATGGGTCAAGAAAGGCTGAAACCTGATCGAATACGGCATCCCCCTGGCCCGACAAACAAAGCATTGTTATCAACTTATTCATCAGTGACATATTCTCAGAAGCCATGTCGTTGATGTCATGTAAGCCCCGAACGTGGCCAAGCGTTTTTTCCACGTCACCAGCTTGTATATAAGATTCGAGTTCTAATAGATGCGACTGAGAATTGGGCTGCAGACCCCAACGCGGGATCATAGCAGCATACTCAGCAGTCAATTGAGGTTTGTTGGTAAAATTGGCATACGCCATCAAGTTGTTCACACATCCTATCGTGAGCGATGCTTTGGCTTCTGGATTATTTTGCATTAAAATTCTGATTTTTTCCACGACTGCAGACGAATCTTGTCCATGGGCTGCTTCCCAAAGCAACGTGATACTCATGGTCTCTGTAATCGGTCTTTGCGAAAGCGACTCAAAGATAGGCTCGGCCCACGCTGTTTCTGAACGTAGGATTGCATATTCGATAACAGCTTCTTTCGTAGCTAGGGTAGGCTCCCATCCATCAAACAAAGGGCACTCGTACATTATCTTGACTGCAGCCAGGAGATCTTGTCCAATGAGTACTTTGAGCAACTCTTCGTGGGAGGCAGGGTCAAATTTTATGCCAAAGTCGTGAAGGCTCTCAGTTGTCCGTCTGAGGAGACGTCTATCTTCATTTATAGCAAACCCCTTCAGGACTGTAAGCCAAGGGGAGGGATTGGTTTTGGAAAGCCTGTTCCAGAACTTCTCAACGACATGCCTTGCTCCTTCTGGGTTGCCATTCAAAGCCTGGATGTTGATATAGGCAATAAGTGCGGGTCGACCTATATGGTTGGGGCCAAACCCATGGTCTGCACAAAGTTCTAAAAATACGTAGCGAGCTAATCTTTGGATTACCTCACGGGATTCCGGCAGGCATTTTGCTTGGGACAGAACGAATAGCACATTCTCCAGGTTCTCGGTAGAAAATATCAATTTCCAATCTTCA encodes:
- a CDS encoding glutamate dehydrogenase (NAD(+)) (glutamate/leucine/phenylalanine/valine dehydrogenases); this encodes MSRTYKHLEPVAVPRHPHNKFLENVTGSNVRQPSPQPTHLGFPGGGLHRILSEEDPGYIAAKFEGKEKQMEQVMDQLESKGFIPTEFVAGEAEWFYNQLGIDDTYFQTETVDAIVTQILSLYAAKVAAYARDDKKLEIRLDKEAEDHAVYIDTSKPGITSVDGPRYEQRIEKKYVNGSTPSNSYRVETFRSPTPIPGDDGQQLRCYFVYKCQFVNPNPGPNETNIDIIGEKRFLQKATENTKAIYQEIITNAVNRSGPVIEMFEIEKSREKRLVIAYRQGSAMGLFSALSDLYHYYRLTSSRKYLENFSNGITVISLYLRPLKDAEIAAKYPPIEAAVHQIIKEVSLLYCIPQNRFQHHFAVGRLSLQETIYAHCAWVFVQQFLNRLGSEYTSLTDVLDSNNSVHAELLAKIKKRLRTETFTSDYISEIVNKYPELIHKLYLDFANTHYVQTRGPAEDDFLPTLSYLRLQVDEVLDGAKLKQLISSTVANEHDEMVMSAFRVFNAAILKTNFFTPTKVALSFRLNPDFLPEHEYPQRLYGMFLVISSEFRGFHLRFRDIARGGIRIVKSRNKEAYSINARSLFDENYNLANTQQRKNKDIPEGGAKGVILLDVNHQDKAAVAFEKYIDSILDLLLPPVSPGIKDPIVDLHGKDEILFMGPDENTAELVDWATEHARNRGAPWWKSFFTGKSPKLGGIPHDTYGMTTLSVRQYVLGIYRKLKIDPSTVRKLQTGGPDGDLGSNEILLANEKYTAIVDGSGVIVDPNGLDHEELVRLAKKRVTISEFDLSKLSPEGYRVLVDESNVKLPNGEFIHNGMIFRNTFHLRRELPYDVFVPCGGRPESIDLSTVGKLIHNGKSTIPYIVEGANLFITQDSKLRLERSGCILFKDASANKGGVTSSSLEVLASLSFNDDEFVENMCVREDGSVPTFYQDYVKQVQEVIKQNATLEFEAIWREHEQTGLLRSVLSDRLSLAITKLDEELQKTELWDNVELRRSVLDDALPKLLLNKIGLDTILQRVPENYLRAIFGSYLASRFVYEYGSNPSQFSFFDFMTKRLSKAMA
- a CDS encoding putative mitochondrial respiratory complex I chaperone (Cia84) (predicted protein), producing the protein MQSHLTRRVFRAILNNEPLSSSKCRHRLLQNLQIYRSRGPVVTSTYHLQRREFFAFSVGPSTTPQPATLPSEAGLKPMSDLMRAMRDKSRGPAVSVLAKAFQDFFAARADIPGVITGFQARLLVVTWKHLRANEGDLDPEDWKLIFSTENLENVLFVLSQAKCLPESREVIQRLARYVFLELCADHGFGPNHIGRPALIAYINIQALNGNPEGARHVVEKFWNRLSKTNPSPWLTVLKGFAINEDRRLLRRTTESLHDFGIKFDPASHEELLKVLIGQDLLAAVKIMYECPLFDGWEPTLATKEAVIEYAILRSETAWAEPIFESLSQRPITETMSITLLWEAAHGQDSSAVVEKIRILMQNNPEAKASLTIGCVNNLMAYANFTNKPQLTAEYAAMIPRWGLQPNSQSHLLELESYIQAGDVEKTLGHVRGLHDINDMASENMSLMNKLITMLCLSGQGDAVFDQVSAFLDPLFENNVRLEPETLAALTHMLLYRRDWEGASDLLRPRLALYDDEGRSKIRKALTEYILDLNQDGADAWEVYGLLQLAFPEASVSTRTDIMTAFYRRNRSDLAYLVFGHMRQAEDFARRPKPDTYTKCFRWIARTRDAEHLVLVHNMLKLDVEVDLNTKLLNGLMLAYAACDMPEKSMEVFRQILQSDEGPTHKTVAIFFKLCGKHHNGTQEAMKMMQKVKLLEIEVDRRLYMAFVEALAAQCEFDLAVEAIDKMHSETGYLPNYNSIGLFYNAVPYQYWKDEVEKWAREKYPELWAQLSEIERTEEEEGLKFNITGYEVVV